The proteins below are encoded in one region of Belonocnema kinseyi isolate 2016_QV_RU_SX_M_011 chromosome 1, B_treatae_v1, whole genome shotgun sequence:
- the LOC117174708 gene encoding 60S ribosomal protein L34-like, whose translation MVQRLTYRRRLSYNTKSNRRRVVRTPGGKLVYQYLKKPKKIPRCGQCKDKLRGIQPARPMERSRMCKRKKTVKRVYGGVLCHKCVKERIVRAFLIEEQKIVIKVIRAQQASAKTKKTEK comes from the exons ATGGTCCAGCGTCTTACGTACAGGCGACGGTTGTCGTACAACACAAAAAGCAACAGGAGGCGTGT cgTCCGCACTCCTGGTGGCAAATTAGTTTACCAGTACTTGAAGAAGCCGAAGAAGATCCCAAGATGCGGACAGTGTAAAGACAAACTAAGAGGCATCCAACCGGCAAGACCAATGGAACGATCCCGCATGTGCAAACGTAAGAAGACCGTAAAGCGCGTCTATGGTGGAGTCCTTTGTCACAAATGTGTGAAGGAAAG GATTGTCCGCGCTTTCCTGATTGAAGAACAGAAGATCGTGATCAAGGTTATCAGGGCGCAACAAGCATCTGCGAAAACGAAGAAGACCGAAAAGTAA